A portion of the Deinococcus peraridilitoris DSM 19664 genome contains these proteins:
- a CDS encoding uracil-DNA glycosylase, with amino-acid sequence MTLPPETGTCRTLHDLDHAVTECVACPRLVAWREQVALEKRASFRHQDYWGRPLPGFGDELARIVIVGLAPSAHGGNRTGRMFTGDRSGDFLYAALHRAGLASQPHSEARGDGLQLHGVRITAPVRCAPPANKPLPEELSRCSAWFAAELRLLTERRVTLALGRIGHEAFLRFVGLRPRDFPFAHGAVHTLPDSTTLISSYHVSQQNTQTGRLTPLMFDAVIEQAKELAGL; translated from the coding sequence ATGACCTTGCCGCCCGAAACCGGCACCTGCCGCACTTTGCACGACCTCGACCACGCGGTGACCGAATGCGTGGCGTGTCCCCGGCTGGTCGCGTGGCGCGAACAGGTGGCCCTCGAAAAACGCGCGTCCTTTCGGCATCAAGACTACTGGGGTCGCCCGTTGCCCGGCTTTGGGGACGAACTGGCCCGCATCGTGATCGTGGGCCTCGCCCCCAGTGCCCACGGCGGCAACCGAACGGGCCGCATGTTCACCGGAGACCGCAGCGGCGACTTTCTGTACGCCGCGCTGCACCGCGCCGGACTCGCCAGCCAGCCGCACAGCGAGGCGCGCGGTGACGGGTTGCAGCTGCACGGCGTGCGCATCACGGCGCCCGTGCGCTGCGCACCTCCTGCTAACAAGCCCCTGCCAGAGGAGCTGTCGCGCTGCTCGGCCTGGTTCGCCGCAGAGTTGCGCCTGCTCACCGAGCGCCGGGTTACATTGGCGCTGGGGCGCATCGGGCACGAGGCGTTTCTGCGCTTCGTGGGGTTGCGGCCACGGGATTTTCCCTTTGCGCACGGCGCGGTGCACACGCTGCCAGACAGCACGACCCTGATCAGCAGCTACCACGTCTCGCAGCAGAACACCCAGACTGGCCGGCTGACCCCACTGATGTTCGACGCTGTCATCGAACAGGCCAAAGAACTCGCAGGACTTTGA